The Triticum dicoccoides isolate Atlit2015 ecotype Zavitan chromosome 6A, WEW_v2.0, whole genome shotgun sequence genome has a window encoding:
- the LOC119318932 gene encoding protein GLUTAMINE DUMPER 2-like — translation MRSGAEYPMAHGPAAAAPRSTWQTPVPYLFGGLATMLALIALSLLTLACSYWKLSGGLAGPDEDQPAGSDGEKGSAAEPAREWLGHVVVIMAGDEQPSFLATPASMTSRAADAGAETACCAACRSEERKMADAREAGAQPAGSEDDAQSLSPSELPSSSTSSSVISS, via the coding sequence ATGAGGTCCGGAGCCGAGTACCCCATGGCCCACGGCCCCGCGGCGGCGGCGCCGCGGTCGACGTGGCAGACGCCGGTGCCGTACCTCTTCGGCGGGCTCGCGACGATGCTGGCCCTCATCGCGCTCTCGCTCCTCACCCTGGCCTGCTCCTACTGGAAGCTCTCCGGCGGCCTCGCCGGCCCGGACGAGGACCAGCCCGCGGGCTCCGACGGCGAGAAGGGCTCGGCCGCCGAGCCCGCGAGGGAGTGGCTGGGGCACGTCGTGGTCATCATGGCCGGCGACGAGCAGCCGAGCTTCCTGGCCACGCCGGCGTCGATGACGAGCCGTGCCGCCGACGCCGGCGCGGAGACCGCGTGCTGCGCCGCGTGCAGGTCGGAGGAGAGGAAGATGGCGGATGCGCGGGAGGCCGGCGCGCAGCCAGCCGGCTCCGAAGACGACGCGCAGAGTCTGAGCCCGAGTGAGCTGCCTAGCAGTAGCACTAGTAGCTCTGTGATTAGCAGCTAG
- the LOC119316302 gene encoding zinc finger protein CONSTANS-LIKE 5-like, whose translation MELQGLGRYWGVGGRRCGSCRGSPAAVHCRTCDGGSGDGAYLCAGCGEGHARAGHERVWVCEVCELAPAAVTCKADAAALCAACDADIHHANPLARRHERVPVQPIGSSSPEGQEQEQDAFVMSFGGSVDGEKQQNPVVNLNDALEAGAGGKENVKLDFLFADMMDPFFGSELPRFPHADSVVPSGGAVELDFGGVAAPVVVSNPSYSSYTAASLGGSGSSSEVGLVPDVICGRGGGIIELDFAQSKAAYLPYTPTPSHSTVSSVDVGSVPERSDSAVAAATPATGEGREARLMRYREKRKNRRFEKTIRYASRKAYAESRPRVKGRFAKRADDADTDAVAAATITTPGPCVLDFGSYGVVPTF comes from the exons ATGGAGCTGCAGGGGCTGGGGAGGTACTGGGGCGTGGGCGGCAGGAGGTGCGGGTCGTGCCGGGGGTCGCCGGCGGCGGTGCACTGCCGGACGTGCGATGGGGGCAGTGGGGACGGGGCGTACCTGTGCGCGGGCTGTGGCGAGGGGCACGCGCGGGCGGGGCACGAGAGGGTGTGGGTCTGCGAGGTGTGCGAGCTCGCGCCGGCCGCGGTCACCTGCAAGGCCGACGCCGCCGCGCTCTGCGCCGCCTGCGACGCCGACATCCACCACGCCAACCCGCTCGCGCGCCGCCACGAGCGCGTCCCCGTGCAGCCCATCGGGTCCTCGTCACCCGAGGggcaggagcaggagcaggatgCGTTCGTGATGTCGTTCGGCGGCTCGGTCGACGGGGAGAAGCAGCAGAACCCCGTGGTGAACCTGAACGACGCTCTGGAGGCCGGCGCCGGCGGGAAGGAGAACGTGAAGCTGGACTTCCTGTTCGCGGACATGATGGACCCTTTCTTCGGCTCCGAGCTCCCGCGCTTCCCGCACGCCGACAGCGTTGTCcccagcggcggcgcggtggagctgGACTTCGGtggcgtcgccgcccccgtcgtcgtCTCCAACCCGTCCTACAGCTCCTACACGGCGGCGTCGCTCGGTGGAAGT GGCTCGTCGTCGGAGGTCGGCTTGGTGCCGGACGTGATCTGTGGCCGAGGCGGCGGCATCATCGAGCTGGACTTCGCACAGTCCAAGGCCGCGTACCTGCCCTACACCCCCACACCAAGCCACAGTACC GTCTCCTCGGTGGATGTTGGGTCGGTGCCGGAGCGGAGCGACAGCGCCGTCGCGGCGGCGACGCCGGCGacgggggaggggagggaggcgcgtcTGATGCGGTACCGCGAGAagcgcaagaaccggcggttcgagAAGACCATCCGGTACGCGTCCCGGAAGGCCTACGCCGAGAGCAGGCCGCGCGTCAAGGGCCGCTTCGCCAAGCGCGCCGACGACGCGGACACCGACGCCGTCGCGGCGGCCACGATCACCACGCCGGGGCCATGCGTGCTCGACTTCGGCAGCTACGGCGTCGTGCCCACCTTCTGA